In a genomic window of Rhododendron vialii isolate Sample 1 chromosome 12a, ASM3025357v1:
- the LOC131311831 gene encoding serine/threonine-protein phosphatase 7-like isoform X1, translating to MTIGQTPSPGDNASSSSAATTANPPPPAQPSITDELRSFHTELIDIRTDIATFAELQATFAEHLKGNFSEFNSLLQGMLETSAPNVTHSLDNQSDIQPPPQIPIQWPSDSLTQNWVISLMETFDWASKNIPASEFPTLLPVEVFDELVRCASEILMEEPNVIRVDGLDTNSEVVVVGDIHGQLHDLIFLLHDAGFLADNKVFVFNGDYVDRGAWGLETFLLLLAWKVSMPKKVYLLRGNHESKYCTSNYGFKNEVEAKYGDKGEDVYGKCLNCFKCLPLASVIGGHVYTAHGGLFRSIATTRTRGKKRKKTSLVLGSLDDLSKAKRELVNPEESSNLILGDVLWSDPAMSLGLSPNTERGVGLLWGPDCTEEFLKKSNLKLIIRSHEGPDAREKRTGLEGMDEGYTIDHVVESGKLITVFSAPDYPQFQAPAEKRYNNKGAYIVLEPPHFDCPVFHSFGAVTPRPEANPYYDYVNVPDSDEDLDLNVPDSDEDLDLTSMVS from the exons ATGACCATTGGCCAAACACCATCTCCGGGTGACAATGCATCTTCCTCCTCAGCTGCCACCACTGCCAACCCTCCTCCACCCGCCCAGCCTTCAATCACAGATGAATTACGGAGCTTTCATACCGAACTCATAGACATTCGTACGGATATTGCGACCTTTGCTGAGCTGCAGGCCACCTTTGCTGAGCACCTTAAGGGTAACTTTTCTGAATTTAACTCCTTATTGCAAGGTATGCTTGAGACATCAGCTCCCAACGTCACACACTCTCTGGACAACCAATCTGATATCCAACCACCCCCTCAAATACCCATTCAATGGCCGTCTGATTCTCTAACCCAAAATTGGGTGATATCCCTTATGGAAACCTTTGATTGGGCATCAAAAAATATACCCGCTTCGGAATTTCCTACACTACTCCCCGTAGAAGTGTTTGATGAATTGGTGCGTTGTGCTTCTGAAATCCTTATGGAAGAGCCTAATGTTATTCGAGTTGACGGGTTGGACACCAATTCGGAGGTTGTGGTGGTCGGTGACATACACGGGCAGTTGCATGACCTCATCTTCTTGCTACACGATGCGGGATTTCTGGCAGACAACAAAGTGTTTGTATTTAATGGTGACTATGTCGATAGAGGGGCTTGGGGTCTTGAGACTTTCCTTCTCTTATTGGCATGGAAG GTTTCTATGCCCAAGAAGGTCTATCTTCTTCGAGGTAATCATGAATCGAAGTACTGCACTTCGAATTATGGATTCAAGAACGAAGTGGAGGCCAAATATGGGGATAAAGGAGAGGATGTCTACGGGAAATGCTTAAATTGTTTTAAATGTCTTCCTCTAGCCTCTGTTATTGGAGGACACGTATACACCGCACATGGAGGGCTTTTTCGCTCTATAGCCACTACCAGAACTAgaggaaagaagagaaagaagactTCTTTAGTTCTTGGGTCATTGGACGACTTATCAAAGGCAAAAAGGGAATTGGTCAATCCAGAGGAAAGTTCCAACTTAATTCTGGGTGATGTCCTGTGGTCAGACCCGGCAATGAGCCTTGGCCTTTCTCCAAATACAGAGCGAGGAGTCGGTCTATTATGGGGCCCGGACTGCACAGAAGAATTCCTAAAGAAATCTAACCTAAAG TTAATAATCAGATCACATGAAGGTCCGGATGCAAGAGAAAAGCGGACTGGTCTAGAAGGGATGGATGAAGGGTACACAATAGATCATGTCGTGGAGTCCGGGAAATTGATTACCGTGTTTAGCGCTCCTGACTATCCCCAGTTCCAG GCACCAGCAGAAAAACGGTACAACAATAAAGGCGCATACATTGTTCTAGAACCCCCTCATTTTGATTGTCCAGTGTTTCACAGTTTTGGAGCAGTTACTCCAAGACCTGAG GCAAATCCTTACTATGACTATGTGAATGTGCCCGACTCCGATGAAGATTTGGACTTGAATGTGCCAGACTCCGATGAAGATTTGGACTTGACGTCAATGGTGTCATAA
- the LOC131311831 gene encoding serine/threonine-protein phosphatase 7-like isoform X2 — MTIGQTPSPGDNASSSSAATTANPPPPAQPSITDELRSFHTELIDIRTDIATFAELQATFAEHLKGNFSEFNSLLQGMLETSAPNVTHSLDNQSDIQPPPQIPIQWPSDSLTQNWVISLMETFDWASKNIPASEFPTLLPVEVFDELVRCASEILMEEPNVIRVDGLDTNSEVVVVGDIHGQLHDLIFLLHDAGFLADNKVFVFNGDYVDRGAWGLETFLLLLAWKVSMPKKVYLLRGNHESKYCTSNYGFKNEVEAKYGDKGEDVYGKCLNCFKCLPLASVIGGHVYTAHGGLFRSIATTRTRGKKRKKTSLVLGSLDDLSKAKRELVNPEESSNLILGDVLWSDPAMSLGLSPNTERGVGLLWGPDCTEEFLKKSNLKLIIRSHEGPDAREKRTGLEGMDEGYTIDHVVESGKLITVFSAPDYPQFQAPAEKRYNNKGAYIVLEPPHFDCPVFHSFGAVTPRPEANPYYDYVNVPDSDEDLDLTSMVS; from the exons ATGACCATTGGCCAAACACCATCTCCGGGTGACAATGCATCTTCCTCCTCAGCTGCCACCACTGCCAACCCTCCTCCACCCGCCCAGCCTTCAATCACAGATGAATTACGGAGCTTTCATACCGAACTCATAGACATTCGTACGGATATTGCGACCTTTGCTGAGCTGCAGGCCACCTTTGCTGAGCACCTTAAGGGTAACTTTTCTGAATTTAACTCCTTATTGCAAGGTATGCTTGAGACATCAGCTCCCAACGTCACACACTCTCTGGACAACCAATCTGATATCCAACCACCCCCTCAAATACCCATTCAATGGCCGTCTGATTCTCTAACCCAAAATTGGGTGATATCCCTTATGGAAACCTTTGATTGGGCATCAAAAAATATACCCGCTTCGGAATTTCCTACACTACTCCCCGTAGAAGTGTTTGATGAATTGGTGCGTTGTGCTTCTGAAATCCTTATGGAAGAGCCTAATGTTATTCGAGTTGACGGGTTGGACACCAATTCGGAGGTTGTGGTGGTCGGTGACATACACGGGCAGTTGCATGACCTCATCTTCTTGCTACACGATGCGGGATTTCTGGCAGACAACAAAGTGTTTGTATTTAATGGTGACTATGTCGATAGAGGGGCTTGGGGTCTTGAGACTTTCCTTCTCTTATTGGCATGGAAG GTTTCTATGCCCAAGAAGGTCTATCTTCTTCGAGGTAATCATGAATCGAAGTACTGCACTTCGAATTATGGATTCAAGAACGAAGTGGAGGCCAAATATGGGGATAAAGGAGAGGATGTCTACGGGAAATGCTTAAATTGTTTTAAATGTCTTCCTCTAGCCTCTGTTATTGGAGGACACGTATACACCGCACATGGAGGGCTTTTTCGCTCTATAGCCACTACCAGAACTAgaggaaagaagagaaagaagactTCTTTAGTTCTTGGGTCATTGGACGACTTATCAAAGGCAAAAAGGGAATTGGTCAATCCAGAGGAAAGTTCCAACTTAATTCTGGGTGATGTCCTGTGGTCAGACCCGGCAATGAGCCTTGGCCTTTCTCCAAATACAGAGCGAGGAGTCGGTCTATTATGGGGCCCGGACTGCACAGAAGAATTCCTAAAGAAATCTAACCTAAAG TTAATAATCAGATCACATGAAGGTCCGGATGCAAGAGAAAAGCGGACTGGTCTAGAAGGGATGGATGAAGGGTACACAATAGATCATGTCGTGGAGTCCGGGAAATTGATTACCGTGTTTAGCGCTCCTGACTATCCCCAGTTCCAG GCACCAGCAGAAAAACGGTACAACAATAAAGGCGCATACATTGTTCTAGAACCCCCTCATTTTGATTGTCCAGTGTTTCACAGTTTTGGAGCAGTTACTCCAAGACCTGAG GCAAATCCTTACTATGACTATGTGAATGTGCCC GACTCCGATGAAGATTTGGACTTGACGTCAATGGTGTCATAA